One Primulina huaijiensis isolate GDHJ02 chromosome 8, ASM1229523v2, whole genome shotgun sequence genomic region harbors:
- the LOC140982670 gene encoding LRR receptor-like serine/threonine-protein kinase FEI 1, giving the protein MGKFLLHHICILLLYSLAIEIGALSLDGQALVNFRTAIISSDYVLLQWRPEDDDPCGWKGVTCDLKSKRVIALNLSNHKLNGPIASDIGKLENLLFLALHDNNLYGAIPAELGNCTQLQILYLQGNYLSGSIPSELGNLSQLQSLDLSSNSLSGSIPSSLGNLGKLSTFNVSTNFLVGLIPSDGVLANFQNDSFVGNLELCGKQIQICKNSGGSTELPQPTTSAQTQAKKKYSGRLLISALATVGALLLVALMCFWGCFLYKRLGKNQGKGLAMDVSGGASIVMFHGDLPYTSKEIIKKLENLNEEHIIGAGGFGTVYKLVMDDGNVFALKRIVKVNDGFDRFFERELEILGSIKHRYLVNLRGYCNSPTSKLLIYDFLSGGSLDEALHERAEQLDWVARLNIIVGASKGLAYLHHDCSPRVIHRDIKSSNILLDGNFGARVSDFGLAKLLEDDESHITTIVAGTFGYLAPEYMQSGRATEKTDVYSFGVLVLEILSGKRPTDASFIEKGLNIVGWLNYLVSENRQQEIVDPHSEGVQIESLDAILSIAIQCVSSIPEDRPTMHKVVQILESEILTPCPSDFYDSSSD; this is encoded by the exons ATGGGAAAGTTCCTGTTGCACCATATATGCATCCTGTTACTTTACAGTCTGGCCATAGAAATTGGAGCACTCAGTCTTGATG GTCAGGCGCTTGTCAACTTTAGGACAGCCATAATTAGTTCAGACTATGTTCTGTTGCAATGGAGACCAGAGGATGATGACCCATGCGGGTGGAAGGGAGTAACATGCGATCTCAAGTCGAAAAGAGTTATAGCTTT GAACCTCTCTAACCACAAGTTGAATGGACCCATAGCATCAGATATTGGAAAGTTAGAGAACCTGCTGTTTCT AGCTCTTCATGACAACAATTTGTACGGGGCAATTCCTGCAGAACTTGGAAATTGTACACAGTTGCAAATATT ATATTTGCAGGGAAACTATTTAAGTGGATCGATTCCCTCTGAGTTGGGAAACCTTTCTCAGCTTCAAAGCTT GGATCTTTCTAGCAATTCTCTTAGCGGAAGTATTCCTTCTTCGCTCGGGAATTTAGGCAAGCTTTCAACATT CAATGTATCAACAAACTTTCTTGTGGGACTTATTCCCTCTGACGGTGTACTTGCCAACTTTCAGAACGATTC ATTTGTCGGGAACCTCGAATTATGCGGCAAGCAAATTCAAATATGTAAGAACAGTGGTGGTTCTACCGAATTGCCTCAGCCTACAACTTCag CCCAAACCCAAGCCAAGAAGAAGTATTCAGGGCGGCTTCTTATAAGTGCACTGGCCACTGTTGGTGCCTTGCTTCTGGTAGCACTTATGTGCTTCTGGGGTTGTTTTCTGTATAAGAGACTTGGTAAAAACCAAGGGAAAGGTCTTGCTATGGATGTTAGTGGAG GAGCATCAATTGTGATGTTCCATGGAGATCTGCCTTACACTTCAAAGGAGATAATCAAAAAGCTAGAGAACTTGAATGAAGAGCATATAATAGGGGCGGGGGGTTTTGGAACTGTGTACAAGCTTGTAATGGATGATGGCAatgtatttgctttgaaaagAATTGTGAAGGTAAATGATGGGTTTGATCGCTTTTTTGAACGGGAACTTGAAATTCTTGGAAGCATCAAACATAGGTATCTTGTGAACCTTCGAGGTTATTGCAATTCTCCGACTTCCAAATTGCTAATATATGATTTCCTATCTGGAGGCAGCCTAGATGAAGCTCTTCATG AGAGGGCTGAGCAACTAGATTGGGTTGCTCGTTTGAATATCATTGTGGGAGCTTCAAAAGGCCTTGCCTATCTGCATCATGACTGTTCTCCTCGAGTTATCCACCGTGATATCAAGTCGAGCAACATTTTACTTGATGGGAATTTTGGAGCTCGAGTCTCTGACTTCGGACTGGCTAAGTTATTGGAGGATGATGAATCACACATTACAACCATTGTTGCTGGCACATTTGGATATCTGGCGCCGG AGTATATGCAGAGTGGCAGGGCTACTGAAAAGACTGATGTTTATAGTTTTGGTGTCCTGGTGCTTGAAATTCTGAGTGGAAAGCGGCCAACTGATGCCTCCTTCATTGAGAAGGGTCTCAACATTGTTGGATGG TTAAACTATCTAGTTTCAGAAAACAGACAGCAAGAAATAGTCGATCCACACAGCGAAGGAGTGCAAATTGAAAGCCTCGATGCCATACTGTCAATTGCTATCCAATGTGtttcttcaatccccgaggatCGCCCCACCATGCACAAAGTTGTCCAAATACTCGAATCTGAGATATTAACACCCTGCCCCAGCGATTTCTACGACTCAAGTTCTGATTGA
- the LOC140982236 gene encoding aspartic proteinase CDR1-like produces the protein MKIRIGTPPVEILGIADTGSDLTWTQCKPCASCFEQKVPLFDPNNTKTYRKLSCEAELCSVVGQSSCDSENKCNYEVSYGDRSYSTGEMGTETFVLGNATFPKVAFGCGHDNSGTFNETATGIVGLGGGDISIVKQLDKSIGGRFSYCLTFLDSNVSSKISFGANAVVTGPKVVSTPIVQKSPSTFYFLTLEGVSVGKKRLEYVSDVSDYNQQAAGGNIIIDSGTTLTFLPEGLFFDLEAALVKVIKGNRVEDPQGVFQLCYELPSTGEFDSPPIVVHFSGADLEVTPGSTFIEVNPGVVCLTFVPSNDFSIFGNLHQMNFNIGYDLVNKEVSFLPTDCSKFE, from the coding sequence ATGAAGATCCGCATCGGGACGCCACCCGTGGAGATACTGGGCATAGCTGACACCGGAAGTGATTTGACATGGACTCAGTGCAAGCCATGTGCATCATGTTTCGAACAGAAGGTCCCACTTTTTGATCCAAACAACACCAAAACATACCGAAAGTTGTCGTGTGAAGCCGAGCTATGTTCCGTGGTCGGTCAATCAAGTTGCGACAGCGAAAACAAGTGCAACTATGAGGTGTCCTACGGCGATAGGTCGTACAGCACCGGCGAAATGGGAACCGAGACGTTTGTCTTAGGGAACGCCACGTTTCCTAAGGTGGCATTCGGTTGCGGGCACGATAACAGTGGCACGTTCAACGAGACAGCAACCGGGATCGTCGGACTCGGGGGTGGGGACATATCGATAGTCAAGCAGCTAGACAAGTCGATCGGGGGTCGGTTCTCGTACTGTCTGACGTTTCTTGACTCGAATGTTTCTAGCAAGATAAGTTTCGGGGCCAATGCGGTAGTTACGGGGCCTAAAGTGGTGTCGACTCCAATAGTTCAAAAATCACCTAGCACCTTCTACTTCCTAACTCTAGAGGGAGTCAGCGTGGGGAAGAAGAGGTTGGAGTACGTTTCTGACGTATCCGATTACAACCAACAGGCTGCTGGTGGTAACATCATTATCGACTCCGGGACAACGTTAACGTTTCTCCCCGAGGGGTTATTCTTCGATCTGGAGGCGGCTCTAGTCAAAGTTATCAAGGGCAACCGTGTCGAAGACCCTCAAGGCGTTTTCCAGCTATGCTACGAGTTGCCTAGCACCGGTGAATTCGACAGCCCGCCCATAGTTGTACACTTTTCGGGGGCAGATTTGGAGGTGACGCCGGGGAGCACGTTCATCGAGGTGAATCCCGGTGTGGTTTGTTTGACGTTCGTGCCGTCGAACGATTTCTCCATCTTCGGAAACTTGCaccaaatgaattttaatatAGGTTATGATCTTGTGAACAAGGAAGTCAGTTTCTTGCCAACTGATTGTAGCAAGTTCGAGTAA